The following proteins are co-located in the Romeriopsis navalis LEGE 11480 genome:
- a CDS encoding ribonuclease HII, whose amino-acid sequence MPDQPGLTYEQSLWQQGKTWIAGVDEVGLGCLAGPIVAAAIIIPQNCHPIPGVRDSKQMSAKQRESAFETVLQQAVRFGFGLATIAEIDQINILQASYLAMNRALARVQPVDNALIDGRAIKPGKITGEYTTIVKGDAHSYAIACASVIAKVRRDRLMRRLAQKYPGYGWEKNAGYGTKQHREALLRLGITPWHRQSYAPVKQVMEQLSLFYELGGI is encoded by the coding sequence ATGCCCGATCAACCTGGCCTGACCTACGAGCAAAGTCTTTGGCAACAGGGTAAAACCTGGATTGCCGGAGTCGATGAAGTGGGGCTCGGTTGTTTGGCCGGACCGATCGTTGCGGCCGCCATCATCATCCCCCAAAACTGCCATCCCATACCTGGAGTGCGTGATTCGAAGCAGATGTCAGCGAAGCAGCGGGAGTCAGCCTTTGAGACGGTCCTGCAGCAGGCGGTCCGGTTTGGGTTTGGCCTCGCGACGATTGCCGAAATCGATCAGATCAATATTTTGCAGGCTTCATATTTGGCGATGAACCGGGCTTTAGCGCGTGTGCAGCCGGTTGATAATGCCTTGATTGATGGCCGGGCGATTAAACCCGGAAAAATTACGGGTGAATATACAACGATTGTCAAAGGCGATGCCCATTCCTACGCGATCGCCTGTGCTTCCGTCATCGCCAAAGTGCGGCGAGATCGCTTGATGCGGCGATTGGCTCAGAAATATCCCGGTTATGGCTGGGAAAAGAATGCGGGCTACGGCACAAAGCAACATCGGGAAGCCCTCCTGCGACTCGGGATTACCCCCTGGCATAGACAGAGCTATGCACCCGTTAAACAAGTTATGGAACAATTGTCGCTGTTTTACGAGCTGG
- a CDS encoding Rne/Rng family ribonuclease has translation MSKQIIIAEEHRIAAVVDEDQIQELIVATGTHQVGDIYLGVVENVLPSIDAAFVNIGDSDRNGFIHVTDLGPLKLRRSAGSITELLAPQQKVLVQVMKEPTGTKGPRLTGNISLPGRYLVLMPYGRGVNLSRRIRNENERNRLRALAILVKPAGMGMVVRTEAENIPEEAIIEDLEALQRSWEGTTEEALNNRAPALLTRDDDFIQKVLRDAYNDDVNRIVVDSSLGIKGVKQHLTNWGGGRLPQGVLVDHHRERTPILEYFRVNAAIREALKPRVDLPSGGYIIIEKTEALTVIDVNSGSFTRSQTSRETVLWTNCEAATELARQLKLRNIAGVIVVDFIDMDSRRDQQQVLEHFNRALQSDKAKPQIAQLTELGLVELTRKRQGKNIYELFGEACGSCSGVGLVAKLPGESGVQQIQPGYDRVPDATPRESRRPEPRTAAAATPDYEGDSSLELMHHPSYQERSGGRRGRGGRRRRGELSLPKEPVTARMSPWEEEARYGNGRPTPAVETEAAPEFEVADQRGDREERLERGERPERGERPERGERRGRGRRDRFPSEPPEFVHVEMTADEQEVYSWMGISPLVLTDQEVKNPRNAFVAVTLPGEPAPEPPAANSGAESEAKPRPTLVSADVEQVPSSPATLELAAEPVESTPEPVESMPEPEEEAPKRLVRRRGRTSSSTIDEPKSAPKRRRSTKPEKAIDPPIAQPQAEVASSAEEEEEEAPVVRRRRRRSSAKS, from the coding sequence ATGTCTAAGCAGATCATCATCGCTGAGGAGCATCGGATTGCCGCCGTTGTCGACGAAGATCAGATTCAAGAGCTGATTGTGGCAACTGGGACTCACCAGGTGGGCGATATTTATCTGGGTGTGGTCGAAAATGTCCTCCCCAGTATCGACGCAGCTTTCGTTAATATCGGCGATTCCGATCGCAATGGCTTTATCCATGTCACCGATCTCGGTCCATTGAAGCTTCGCCGCAGTGCTGGCTCGATTACTGAACTCCTGGCACCACAGCAAAAGGTGCTGGTTCAGGTGATGAAGGAGCCGACCGGCACCAAGGGGCCACGATTAACTGGGAATATTTCCTTGCCGGGTCGTTATCTAGTCCTGATGCCCTATGGCCGTGGGGTAAATCTGTCACGCCGCATCCGCAACGAAAATGAGCGGAACCGGCTACGGGCCCTGGCGATTTTGGTAAAGCCTGCGGGAATGGGCATGGTCGTCCGCACAGAAGCCGAAAATATTCCCGAAGAAGCCATTATTGAGGATCTCGAAGCACTACAGCGGTCTTGGGAAGGCACCACCGAAGAAGCACTTAATAACCGCGCACCCGCGCTACTGACGCGCGACGACGACTTTATTCAAAAAGTTTTGCGGGATGCTTATAACGACGATGTCAATCGCATTGTTGTGGATTCAAGTCTGGGCATCAAAGGCGTGAAGCAACACCTAACGAATTGGGGCGGCGGACGTTTGCCCCAGGGTGTACTCGTCGATCACCACCGCGAACGCACACCGATTCTCGAGTATTTCCGGGTCAATGCGGCCATTCGTGAAGCCCTTAAACCCCGCGTTGACTTGCCATCAGGCGGCTATATTATCATTGAGAAAACGGAAGCACTCACCGTTATCGACGTGAACTCCGGTTCCTTTACCCGATCGCAAACCTCGCGCGAAACTGTCCTCTGGACCAACTGCGAGGCCGCGACAGAATTAGCCCGACAGCTAAAGCTGCGCAATATTGCCGGTGTGATTGTGGTGGACTTCATTGATATGGATTCCCGCCGCGATCAACAGCAGGTGCTTGAACACTTCAACCGGGCCCTGCAATCGGATAAAGCTAAACCGCAGATTGCCCAGCTCACCGAACTCGGACTGGTCGAGCTGACTCGGAAACGCCAGGGGAAAAATATCTACGAATTATTTGGTGAAGCCTGTGGCAGCTGTTCTGGTGTTGGCCTCGTTGCCAAACTGCCGGGCGAAAGCGGTGTCCAACAGATTCAACCGGGATACGATCGGGTACCCGATGCGACACCGAGAGAATCGCGCCGGCCCGAACCGCGTACCGCTGCCGCTGCAACGCCGGATTATGAAGGCGATAGTTCACTCGAATTAATGCACCATCCGAGCTATCAAGAGCGTAGTGGAGGCAGACGGGGTCGCGGCGGTCGCCGCCGTCGGGGCGAGTTATCGCTGCCCAAAGAACCCGTAACCGCCCGGATGAGTCCCTGGGAAGAAGAGGCTCGCTACGGCAATGGCCGTCCCACACCCGCCGTCGAAACAGAAGCAGCACCCGAGTTCGAGGTAGCGGATCAGCGCGGAGATCGTGAAGAACGCTTGGAACGGGGCGAACGACCAGAACGGGGCGAACGACCGGAACGCGGTGAACGGCGGGGACGGGGACGCCGCGATCGCTTCCCATCAGAACCACCGGAATTCGTCCATGTAGAGATGACCGCCGATGAACAGGAAGTTTATTCCTGGATGGGTATTTCACCCCTCGTCTTAACCGATCAGGAAGTGAAAAACCCGCGTAATGCCTTTGTTGCCGTAACCTTACCGGGTGAACCAGCGCCCGAACCACCGGCCGCAAACAGTGGGGCAGAAAGCGAGGCAAAACCCCGGCCAACACTCGTTAGTGCGGATGTAGAACAGGTGCCATCATCACCAGCGACATTAGAATTGGCGGCGGAGCCAGTTGAAAGCACACCCGAACCAGTTGAAAGCATGCCCGAGCCAGAAGAAGAAGCACCAAAACGATTGGTGCGCCGGCGGGGACGCACAAGTAGTAGCACAATAGATGAACCGAAAAGTGCTCCAAAACGACGACGGAGTACGAAGCCGGAAAAGGCAATTGATCCACCCATCGCCCAACCACAGGCAGAAGTCGCCTCGTCAGCCGAAGAGGAAGAAGAGGAGGCCCCAGTGGTGCGTCGCCGTCGTCGTCGCTCTTCCGCCAAGTCGTAA